The genomic stretch ATACTCAATCCAGTTACGGAAAAGCGCGCATCCGCGTAATCAATATTTTTCAGCGCAATCTGGTGGAACTGGATCGACTCTAAGTTAGGCCGTGTCGGTATGCCTTTTTTTAGACTCACCCCATCGATCAGCAAGCTATCGATAATCCATTTCCCATCTCGTCGTATGTCAGGGTTCAGCCACACGTCGACTTGTTCAATATAAGGCAGTTGAGCGTCTTGGGAGCGAACGTTTTGCAGCGAAAGGTGGTAAGGGAAGTCGTAATGAACGCGCTCCGCTTGGATCGGTAAGCCAAGGTAGGGTGAAACCCATTGCCATGTAGAATTGGCGTATGAGGTGGTTAACAGCGCAATAATGGTCGCCGGAAGGGCAATCAATACCACCAGTAAGAGAATTAGAATTCGACGCGCTGTTTTCATCCCTGTCAGAACCTGTAAGTGAAGTGTCGGAAAACTGATGAGGTCAGTTATACAAATAACCCAGTTAGGCTTTAGCTTGTATCAATCTGGTGTGGGATTCAATAAAAAGCCCCTCAAAAGAGGGGCTTGAAGAGCATTTTTGTAACTAAGTCACTGTTGTCATCAAATCACAGGTCACTCAGTTTTGCTTCGGTATTAGTCCAGTTGAGGACCAGCCGCAACCAGTGCTTTACCTTCCGCGTTGTCTGTGTACTTATCAAAGTTATTGATAAAGCGCTCAGCCAAGTCTTTCGCTTTGCTTTCCCATTGTAGTGGGTCAACGTACGTGTCACGAGGGTCAAGGATGCTTGGATCCACACCTGGTAGTGAAGTAGGTACTTCAAGGTTGAAGATTGGAATGTGCTTAGTTGGCGCATCTTCAATCGAGCCATCTAGGATCGCATCAATGATGCCGCGTGTATCTTGGATAGAGATACGTTTACCTGTGCCGTTCCAGCCGGTGTTCACTAGGTATGCTTCTGCACCTGCGGCTTCCATACGTTTTACCAGTACTTCTGCGTATTTAGTTGGGTGAAGCGTTAGGAACGCTGCGCCAAAACATGCAGAGAATGTTGGTGTTGGCTCAGTAATGCCTCGCTCTGTGCCAGCCAGTTTTGCAGTAAAGCCAGATAGGAAGTGGTATTTGGTTTGCTCTGGAGTCAACTTAGACACTGGCGGTAGCACGCCAAATGCGTCTGCCGATAGGAAGATCACTTTGTTTGCGTGACCGCCTTTTGATACTGGCTTAACGATGTTTTCGATGTGGTAGATAGGGTAAGAAACACGTGTGTTTTCTGTCTTAGAGCCGTCATCAAAATCGATAGAGCCGTCGCTACGAACCGTTACGTTTTCTAGCAACGCATCGCGGCGGATCGCGTTGTAGATGTCTGGCTCAGCTTCTTTCGATAGCTTGATGGTTTTTGCGTAACAACCGCCTTCGAAGTTGAAGACACCATCGTCATCCCAGCCGTGCTCATCATCACCAATTAGAGCGCGTTTAGGGTCGGTAGAGAGTGTTGTTTTACCTGTACCAGATAGGCCGAAGAATACTGCTACGTCGCCGTCTTTGCCCATGTTGGCACTACAGTGCATCGATGCGATGTCTTTCAGAGGAAGGAAGTAGTTCATCATCGCGAACATACCTTTCTTCATCTCGCCGCCGTACCACGTACCACCGATCAGTTGTGTACGCTCAGTAAGGTTGAATACCGTGAAGTTTTCAGAGTTCAGACCTTGCTCTTCCCATTTCGGGTTGGTGCATTTCGCGCCGTTCATTACTACGAAGTCAGGTTCAAACGTTGCAAGTTCTTCTTCGGTAGGACGAATGAACATGTTTTTCACGAAGTGTGCTTGCCATGCTACTTCCGTGATCACACGAATGCTCAAGCGAGTATCTGGGTTAGCACCACAGTAACCGTCAACGACAAATAGGCGTTTGCCAGACAACTGGTTAGTCACCAACTCTTTTAGGTCGTTCCACACTTCCTGAGTGATTGGTTTGTTGTCATTTTTTACGGTGTCAGAAGTCCACCACATGTGTTCTTCTGTCGTCGCATCTTTAACGATGTATTTATCTTTTGGTGAGCGACCAGTAAAGATGCCTGTATCAACAGCAACCGCACCTAATTCAGTAACCACACCGCGTTCGTAACCAGTTAGGTCAGCGCGCGTTTCTTCCTCAAACAGCAATTCGTAGCTTGGGTTGCGAACAACCTCTTTAACGTTATGCAGTCCGTGTTTGGTTAGATCAAGTGTTGCAGCCTTTGTATGTTCCATAACGGTCATAGGTGCTCCTTATAAGGATTTTTGTAGGGATTTTGTAAGAATGTTTTAATTTTTATCTGCTCACCATGCTAGCAACGGGGCGGGGAGAAAACAGGGAGATAGTTCAAAAATTGCCCATGATTTCATTAAGGTTTTAGGTAACCCGTCACATATTGGTGCGAATAGTTTATCGTGCGCGCAATCCTTTGCGCTAGGGCAAAACGATTATTAATTACTTAAAATTAAGCAGTTGTTTTATTACGTGGAAAGCTAGGTGTTACGGGGGATAGATCACAAAAAGGCCAGCATAGTGCTGGCCTTTTGTGGGTAAATTACGTGCTTGATAAGCTATAAAAATTAATGCAGCGTTTTATTGCCGCCTGAAGCTTGCGTATACAGTTCGGTAACTTCAGTTTCATCGAACGTATATGTTGTGCCACAGTAATCACAGTGTAAAGAAACCGATCCTACTTCAGCCAAAATGTCGTAAATTTCAGCTTTCTCAACGGTAATGATTGCCGCGCCGCTGCGCTCACGTGAACAGCCACAGTGGAACGCTACTGGTTGAGGTTCGTACACGCGTACTTTGTCTTGGTTGTATAGACGGTATAGTAGATCGTTCGCTTCTAGGCCAAACAGTTCTTCGTCTTTTACGGTGTTAGTCAGTTGCTCTAGGTGCTCGAAGTCATCTGGAGAACCAGTGCCATCAGGAATAACCTGAATAAGCATACCCGCCGCGTGCGGTTTACCTTCGAATTCGCCAGTGCGGATCCAAAGACGCGTTTTTAGCTGCTCAGAGTTAGCGAAGTAACCTTCTAGCACTTCCGTCAGGTTTTCACCTTCTAGACCAACCACACCTTGGTAGCGCTCGCCTTTTTTCGGCTCGATAGTGATAACTAGGTAACCTTTACCCATCATTTCGTGCAGGCTAGCGTCATCAGCGATGTCACCTTCCCAGCGCGCTACACCACGAACTTGTTGGTTGTGGTCGCCATTGATTACTGCAAGAGAAACAGGGCCGTCACCTTGAAGTTGGATTGTGATTGAGCCTTCGAATTTAAGAGTTGCAGTCAAAAGAGTCGTTGAAACGAGTAGCTCACCCAACAGTTTTTGTACTGCTGCCGGATATTCCTTGCTGGAGATAATACGTTGGTACGCTTCATCCAATTGTACCAACTCGCCACGCACTGAAAGATCTTCGAATAGGTAGCGGTTTAAAACATTATTTGCCATGGAGTGCTTTCCTCGTCGGTAATTCCGGCTTTTATTGGTGTTTGAACTTAATGATGTCTCGGCGCTGCTTTTTATCTGGGCGGCGTTCCGGACTAGGGTTGTGGGCGTTAAGTTTGCGTTGTGTCGCGTGTTCCTCACGTTTCGCTATACTTTCATTAGTTTCGCGATACAGGGTCTGTGCGACAGGGGCGCCTCGTCGTTGATCAGAAATCTTTTCGATAATCACGGTTTTTTCTTCGTTGCCTTGACGAAGTCTGATCTCAGCGCCCAATTCAACGATTTTACTCGGCTTGCTTCGTTGGCCATTATAGTGGACTTTACCACCATCGACCATATTACGAGCGATAGAGCGGGTTTTATAAAATCTTGCGGCCCATAGCCATTTATCTAGCCTAACGGCTTCATTTAGGGAACTCATAGAACACTACGCTATCTAATCACTGCCCGAATGTGGCAATGAGTGCTGGATTATTCACCTACAGATGGAGTCAAGGCGTATTTTTTTCAAGGGAGTTGGCAAAAACTGCATAAGAAAAAGGTATGAAAAGGAAGTTGTGATATAGTTCACTGCTCTTTGTTGAGTAATAATTTTATTGCAAATTTAGCAATTTAGAGTCGATAGTTATATTTTTATAGCCCAATTGACTAACGTTAGAATAAAGGAATCAATTCAGTGAAGCGTTTAGAGCTAAGTGCAGGATTATCAAGCAGACCGCTACTGGCTCAGATCAAGTCCAACCACCACGCAATTCAAGCGAAGCTCAGTTTGCTACTTACTTGCCTATTTATTGCGATAACTGGGTGGATACTCGGTAAAGTGGTGTGGTTAGCAATCCCTCAAACGTCTGATGTGCCAAAATGGAGGCCGTCGGCGGGTAACGTTATTGCCAGCAATAAATCGAATACGATTGATTTCAATGCCCTTCAAAGCGCCAACTTATTTGGCAAGTACACCGAACAAAAGCCTGTGGTCGTTGAGCAACCTGTTGTGAAAGACGCCCCAAAAACACGCCTGAATCTTACCCTTGTTGGCGCCGTTGCTAGCAGCAATCCTCAAACCAGCTTAGCGGTGATCGCTAACCGTGGTAAGCAAGCGACCTACGGAATTAGCGAAGAAATTGAAGGTACGCGTGCCACACTAAAAGCGGTGTTGGTCGATCGCGTGATCATCGATAACGAAGGCCGAGATGAAACTCTAATGCTGGAAGGCGTTGAGTATAAAAAATTGTCAGAATCGCCGCAGGCTACTCGAGTGCAAGCTGCACAGAAAGAACCTGCGTCAGACGTGAGTGACAAACTAGAGCAAATCCGAGAGGAGATTGCGAAAGATCCACAGAGTGTCTTTAAATACATCACCATTTCTCCAGTGAAAAAAGACGACGCCATTATTGGCTACCGAGTTTCTCCGGGTCGTGATGCGGCGTTATTTAATGATGTGGGTCTAGAACCTGGTGATATTGCGGTGCAACTTAATGGGATCGATTTAAGTGATCCATCTTCTTCAGTACAACTGATGCAAGTGATGAGCGATCCGCAAGAACTGAATTTGACTGTTGAGCGAGATGGTCAGCAGTACGACATCTATATCCAATTGTAATACTTAGGCAACCAGCGTAAGTTCAGGGAGACATACGTGAAACATTGGTTTAGCAAAAGTGCTTGGTTACTGGCAGGGAGTCTACTCTGCGTTCCAGGTGCTATGGCAAATGAATTTAGTGCGAGTTTCAAAGGCACTGACATTCAAGAATTCATCAACATTGTTGGTCGTAACTTAGAAAAGACCATCATCGTTGACCCTTCGGTGCGCGGTAAAATCGACGTTCGCAGCTACGACGTGTTAAACGAAGAGCAATATTACAGCTTCTTCCTTAACGTGTTGGAAGTGTACGGCTATGCAGTCGTAGAAATGGACAACGGCGTACTCAAAGTCATCAAAGCAAAAGACTCTAAGACCTCTGCAATCCCTGTTATGGGTGATGGTAGCGCAAAAGGCGATAGCGTCATCACTCGCGTGGTTGCTGTGCGAAATGTCTCTGTTCGTGAATTGTCACCGCTATTGCGCCAGCTGATTGATAACGCCGGTGCGGGTAATGTGGTTCATTACGATCCAGCTAACATCATCCTGATCACCGGTCGTGCAGCGGTAGTAAACCGTCTAGCAGAAATCATCAAACGCGTTGACCAAGCTGGTGACAAAGAGATCGAGCTAGTAGAGCTTCGCAATGCCTCGGCTGCTGAAATGGTTCGTATCGTAGAAGCCCTGAACAAAACGACCAACCAAAAGAGCACGCCTGAGTTTCTTGAACCAAAAATCGTCGCGGATGAGCGTACGAACTCGATCCTGATTTCTGGCGATCCGAAAGTACGTGCACGCCTGAAACGTTTGATTCGTCAACTTGACGTAGAAATGGCAACGAAAGGTAACAACCGAGTGGTTTACCTTAAGTATGCAAAAGCAGAAGACCTAGTTGATGTACTGAAAGGTGTCTCTGACAACCTGCAAGCCGAAAAACAAGCGGGTCAAAAAGGTGCATCCAGTGCACAACGCGGTGAAGTCGTGATTGCGGCTCATGAAGCAACCAACTCACTTGTTCTGACTGCGCCGCCAGATATCATGATGGCTTTGCAAGACGTAATTTCTCAATTAGATATTCGCCGTGCTCAGGTTCTGATTGAAGCCTTGATTGTTGAAATGGCCGAAGGTGATGGTATTAACCTAGGCGTTCAGTGGGGGTCACTAGAAACGGGTGCTGTGATCCAGTACGGCAACACAGGTGCGCCAATCGGCCAAGTCATGGTTGGTTTGGAAGAAGCGAAAGACGTTACCAAAACGGAAAGCTACTGGAATAGTGACACGAACAAGTGGGAAAACCGTCAGTACACTGAAGAAGGTGACTACTCAACACTTGCATCTGCTCTTGGCGGCGTAAATGGTGCCGCAATGAGCATCGTGATGGGTGACTGGACGGCGCTAATTAGTGCGGTTGCTTCGGATTCCAACTCAAACATCCTGTCTTCTCCAAGTATCACTGTGATGGATAACGGCGAAGCCTCATTCATCGTGGGTGAAGAAGTGCCTGTTATTACTGGCTCGACTGCTGGTTCAAACAACGACAACCCATTCCAAACCGTTGATCGTAAAGAAGTTGGTATCAAGCTCAAAGTTGTACCACAGATCAACGAAGGTGATTCTGTTCAGCTAAATATCGAACAAGAAGTCTCTAACGTATTGGGTGCCAATGGTGCCGTTGACGTTCGTTTCGCGAAGCGCCAACTTAACACTTCCGTGATGATCCAAGATGGTCAGATGCTGGTGCTAGGTGGTTTGGTTGATGAACGTGCACTAGAAAGTGAATCGAAAGTGCCACTGCTTGGTGATATTCCAGTATTGGGTCACTTGTTCAAATCAACCAGCACGCAAACCGAAAAACGTAACTTGATGGTCTTCATTAAGCCGACCATCATCCGTGATGGTATGACCGCAGATGGTATCACTCAGCGCAAATACAACTTTATTCGTGCAGAGCAGCTTTACAAAGCTGACCAAGGCTTGAAATTGATGCCAGATGAGAAGATCCCTGTGATCCCAGCATTTGGCCAAGATCGTAAGCATCCTGCTGAAATTCAAGCGTTTATCGATCAAATGGAAAAGAACTAATGGTAGATATGTTAGACACTGCGCCAAGTATGCGTCGTCTGCCATTCAGTTTTGCCAATCGCTTTAAACTGGTTTTGGAGACTGAGCATCCTGAGCGTCCTCCAATTCTTTACTACGTGGAACCGCTAAATCCAGCGGCTCTGGTTGAAGTGCGTCGTGTGCTTAAGCGCAGTTTCGTGCCTCAAGCCATCGATAAAGAATCCTTCGATAAAAAGCTGACTGAAGCGTATCAACGTGATTCATCAGAAGCTCGTCAATTGATGGAAGATATCGGTGCCGACAGTGACGATTTCTTCTCGTTGGCAGAAGAGCTACCGCATGACGAGGATTTGTTAGAGTCGGAAGACGATGCGCCAATCATCAAATTGATCAATGCCATGTTGGGTGAAGCGATCAAAGAAGGTGCGTCCGATATCCATATCGAAACGTTTGAAAAGACGCTTTCTATCCGCTTCCGTGTCGACGGCGTTCTGCGCGAAGTCTTGACGCCAAGTCGTAAGCTTGCGCCGTTATTGGTGTCTCGTGTGAAAGTTATGGCGAAGCTCGATATTGCTGAAAAGCGTGTGCCTCAAGATGGTCGTATCTCACTACGTATTGGTGGCCGAGCGGTCGACGTGCGTGTTTCTACCATGCCATCCTCTCACGGTGAACGAGTGGTAATGCGTCTGTTAGATAAAAACGCAACGCGCCTTGACCTGCACAGTTTGGGCATGACTCCTTCGGTACACGACAACTTCCGTCACCTCATTGGTCGCCCACACGGTATCATCTTGGTGACCGGCCCTACGGGTTCTGGTAAATCGACCACTTTGTACGCCGGCTTGCAAGAAATCAACAGCAACGAGCGCAACATTCTGACGGTGGAAGACCCAATCGAATTTGATATCGATGGCATTGGCCAGACTCAAGTTAACCCGAAAGTCGACATGACATTTGCGCGTGGTCTACGTGCGATCTTACGTCAGGACCCGGATGTGGTGATGGTGGGTGAGATCCGTGACTTAGAAACCGCGCAAATTGCGGTGCAAGCGTCTTTGACTGGTCACCTGGTAATGTCGACGCTGCATACCAACACCGCTGTTGGTGCGATCACGCGTCTGCGTGATATGGGTATTGAACCATTTTTGATCTCCTCTTCACTGCTTGGTGTGCTAGCGCAGCGTCTGGTTCGTACGCTCTGTTCTGACTGTAAAGAACCTTACGAAGCGGACAGCGAACAGAAAAAATTGTTTGGCATGGCAGAAAGTGAATCGCTCATTCTACATCGCGCGAAAGGCTGTGAAGCGTGTAACCAAAAAGGTTATCGCGGACGTACCGGCATTCATGAATTAGTGCTTGTCGATGAAACGGTTCAAGAGCTGATTCACCGCGAAGCAGGTGAGCAAGAAGTGGAAAAAGCCGTTCGTAATCATACGCCAAGTATTCGTAGTGATGGTCTAAGCAAAGTACGTCGTGGTATTACGTCACTTGAAGAAGTGATGCGAGTGACGAAGGAAGCGTAATGGCAGCATTTGAATACAAAGCGCTGGATGCAAAAGGCAAACAAAAAAAAGGCACGATTGAAGGGGATAACGCTCGTCAAGTGCGCCAACGACTGAAAGAACAAGGAATGCTCCCTGTTGAGGTCGTGGAAGCCAAAGCAAAGGCGGCTAAGTCTTCAGGCTCAGTGGGCTTCAAACGTGGTATCAAAACGGCTGAACTGGCTCTGATCACGCGTCAATTATCCACACTTGTTCAATCAGGTATGCCTCTTGAAGAGTGTCTTCGAGCAGTTTCTGAACAAGCAGAAAAGCCACGAATTCGCACCATGATCGCTGCAGTTCGCTCCAAAGTCACCGAAGGTTACCCATTGGCAGATAGCCTAGGTGATTATCCACACGTCTTTGACGAACTGTTTCGCTCTATGGTCGCCGCGGGTGAAAAATCTGGACACCTTGATACGGTTTTAGAGCGCTTGGCGGAGTACGTCGAAAACCGTCAGAAAATGCGTTCTAAGCTGTTGCAAGCGATGATCTACCCTGTCGTATTAGTGGTGTTTGCGGTGGCGATTGTCTCGTTCTTGTTGGCGACCGTGGTACCCAAAATCATCGAGCCGATCATTCAAATGGGGCAAGAGTTGCCACAGTCAACGCAATTTTTGCTGGCGGCTAGTGAGTTCGTCCAAGAGTGGGGGCTGATTATATTTGCCGTGCTAGTAGTTTGTTTTTATGGCTTAAAACTGGCGTTGCAAAAACCAGATTTTCGTTTGTCTTGGGACAGAAAAATCATCAGCTTGCCGCTCGTCGGTAAGATTTCTAAAGGTCTCAATACTGCTCGTTTCGCTCGTACCTTGTCGATTTGTACTTCAAGTGCGATCCCAATTCTTGAAGGGATGCGAGTGGCGGTTGATGTGATGTCGAACCGTTACGTAAAGCAGCAAGTGTTGATTGCTGCAGACAACGTCCGTGAAGGGGCAAGCTTGCGTAAAGCTCTGGATCAAACCCGTCTATTCCCACCGATGATGCTGCATATGATCGCTAGTGGTGAGCAGAGTGGTGAGTTAGAAAGCATGCTGACGCGTGCGGCGGACAACCAAGACCAAAACTTTGAATCTACGGTCAATATTGCGTTGGGAGTGTTCACTCCTGCCTTGATCGCATTGATGGCTGGATTGGTGTTATTCATTGTCATGGCGACCTTGATGCCGATGCTAGAAATGAATAACTTGATGAGCGGATAATATTCGAATTAAGGCGTGTCTAAATTAAGACGTGGCTTGAATCTAACTTTCGGAGAAAAAAATGAAATTTAAGCGTAGTAAGCAACATGGTTTCACACTGTTAGAAGTGATGGTAGTTGTTGTTATCTTGGGTATTTTGGCAAGTTTTGTTGTTCCAAACTTGCTAGGCAACAAAGAAAAGGCAGACCAACAAAAAGCGATCACTGACATTGTGGCGTTAGAGAACGCGTTGGATATGTACAAGCTAGACAACAGCGTGTACCCAACGACAGACCAAGGTCTAGACGCATTGGTTACTAAGCCTTCTAACCCAGAACCGCGCAACTACCGTGATGGTGGTTACATCAAGCGTCTTCCAAATGACCCTTGGGGTAATGCATACCAATACCTAAGCCCTGGTGACAACGGCACGATTGATATCTTCACTCTAGGTGCGGATGGTCAAGAGGGCGGTGAAGGTCCAGCAGCGGATATTGGCAACTGGAACATGCAAGACTTCCAATAAAATGAGCGCAAGCCAGCACTAATGAAACAAATGCGAAAACATAACGGTTTTACATTAATAGAAATCCTATTGGTGCTGGTTTTGCTATCCCTTACCGCGGTGGCGGTGATCACTACGTTGCCTACCAGTCAAAAAGACCTCTCTAAACAATACGCGCAAAGTTTCTTTCAGCGTTTGCAGTTGCTTAACGAAGAAGCCGTACTCAGCGGTAAAGATTTTGGTGTGCGTGTCGACGATACCAAAAAGACCTACACCTTGCTTAGCTTGACCGCTGAAGGCTGGAAGCCGCTAGAAATGAAGCAAATTCCAAGCAAAACCAAATTAGAAGATGACATTGCATTGCAATTGGATCTAGGTGGCGGTGCTTGGGATAAAGACGATCGTTTGTTTGAGCCGGGTTCACTGTTTGAAGACATGTTTGCCGACGAAACTGAAGAAAAGAAAGTGAAACCACCGCAAGTCTTCATTTTCTCGAGCGCAGAAGTCACGCCGTTTACCTTGTCTTTTTTCCCACAAAAAGGCGATGCGTTTAACGATGGTTGGAGAGTGATCGGAAAAGAGAGTGGGCAAATTCTGTTGGTAGCGCCAGGTGAAGAAGTGGAAGAGGATGCGAATGCGCAATTTTAAGCAAACTCAACCAAACTTAAACCGTCGCCGAGTGCGAGGGATGACGTTGCTTGAAGTGTTGGTTGCACTGGCTATTTTTGCCACCGCGGCGATCAGTGTGATTCGCTCTGTGAGTCAACACATCAACACAGTCAGCTACTTAGAAGAAAAGATGTTTGCAGCAATGGTTGTGGATAACCAAATGGCGAATGTGATGCTAGATACTGGCGCGCTGAAAGCCAAGAATGGTACCGAAGAGCTAGCAGGGCGTACATGGTATTGGAAAGTCACGCCTGTAGCCACCATGCAGCCATTGCTGAAAGCATTTGATGTAAGTGTCGCGACCGCGAAAAACGCGAGTCCAGTT from Vibrio parahaemolyticus encodes the following:
- the gspG gene encoding type II secretion system major pseudopilin GspG encodes the protein MKFKRSKQHGFTLLEVMVVVVILGILASFVVPNLLGNKEKADQQKAITDIVALENALDMYKLDNSVYPTTDQGLDALVTKPSNPEPRNYRDGGYIKRLPNDPWGNAYQYLSPGDNGTIDIFTLGADGQEGGEGPAADIGNWNMQDFQ
- the gspE gene encoding type II secretion system ATPase GspE codes for the protein MVDMLDTAPSMRRLPFSFANRFKLVLETEHPERPPILYYVEPLNPAALVEVRRVLKRSFVPQAIDKESFDKKLTEAYQRDSSEARQLMEDIGADSDDFFSLAEELPHDEDLLESEDDAPIIKLINAMLGEAIKEGASDIHIETFEKTLSIRFRVDGVLREVLTPSRKLAPLLVSRVKVMAKLDIAEKRVPQDGRISLRIGGRAVDVRVSTMPSSHGERVVMRLLDKNATRLDLHSLGMTPSVHDNFRHLIGRPHGIILVTGPTGSGKSTTLYAGLQEINSNERNILTVEDPIEFDIDGIGQTQVNPKVDMTFARGLRAILRQDPDVVMVGEIRDLETAQIAVQASLTGHLVMSTLHTNTAVGAITRLRDMGIEPFLISSSLLGVLAQRLVRTLCSDCKEPYEADSEQKKLFGMAESESLILHRAKGCEACNQKGYRGRTGIHELVLVDETVQELIHREAGEQEVEKAVRNHTPSIRSDGLSKVRRGITSLEEVMRVTKEA
- the hslO gene encoding Hsp33 family molecular chaperone HslO, which produces MANNVLNRYLFEDLSVRGELVQLDEAYQRIISSKEYPAAVQKLLGELLVSTTLLTATLKFEGSITIQLQGDGPVSLAVINGDHNQQVRGVARWEGDIADDASLHEMMGKGYLVITIEPKKGERYQGVVGLEGENLTEVLEGYFANSEQLKTRLWIRTGEFEGKPHAAGMLIQVIPDGTGSPDDFEHLEQLTNTVKDEELFGLEANDLLYRLYNQDKVRVYEPQPVAFHCGCSRERSGAAIITVEKAEIYDILAEVGSVSLHCDYCGTTYTFDETEVTELYTQASGGNKTLH
- the hslR gene encoding ribosome-associated heat shock protein Hsp15; protein product: MSSLNEAVRLDKWLWAARFYKTRSIARNMVDGGKVHYNGQRSKPSKIVELGAEIRLRQGNEEKTVIIEKISDQRRGAPVAQTLYRETNESIAKREEHATQRKLNAHNPSPERRPDKKQRRDIIKFKHQ
- the pckA gene encoding phosphoenolpyruvate carboxykinase (ATP), with protein sequence MTVMEHTKAATLDLTKHGLHNVKEVVRNPSYELLFEEETRADLTGYERGVVTELGAVAVDTGIFTGRSPKDKYIVKDATTEEHMWWTSDTVKNDNKPITQEVWNDLKELVTNQLSGKRLFVVDGYCGANPDTRLSIRVITEVAWQAHFVKNMFIRPTEEELATFEPDFVVMNGAKCTNPKWEEQGLNSENFTVFNLTERTQLIGGTWYGGEMKKGMFAMMNYFLPLKDIASMHCSANMGKDGDVAVFFGLSGTGKTTLSTDPKRALIGDDEHGWDDDGVFNFEGGCYAKTIKLSKEAEPDIYNAIRRDALLENVTVRSDGSIDFDDGSKTENTRVSYPIYHIENIVKPVSKGGHANKVIFLSADAFGVLPPVSKLTPEQTKYHFLSGFTAKLAGTERGITEPTPTFSACFGAAFLTLHPTKYAEVLVKRMEAAGAEAYLVNTGWNGTGKRISIQDTRGIIDAILDGSIEDAPTKHIPIFNLEVPTSLPGVDPSILDPRDTYVDPLQWESKAKDLAERFINNFDKYTDNAEGKALVAAGPQLD
- the gspF gene encoding type II secretion system inner membrane protein GspF, with protein sequence MAAFEYKALDAKGKQKKGTIEGDNARQVRQRLKEQGMLPVEVVEAKAKAAKSSGSVGFKRGIKTAELALITRQLSTLVQSGMPLEECLRAVSEQAEKPRIRTMIAAVRSKVTEGYPLADSLGDYPHVFDELFRSMVAAGEKSGHLDTVLERLAEYVENRQKMRSKLLQAMIYPVVLVVFAVAIVSFLLATVVPKIIEPIIQMGQELPQSTQFLLAASEFVQEWGLIIFAVLVVCFYGLKLALQKPDFRLSWDRKIISLPLVGKISKGLNTARFARTLSICTSSAIPILEGMRVAVDVMSNRYVKQQVLIAADNVREGASLRKALDQTRLFPPMMLHMIASGEQSGELESMLTRAADNQDQNFESTVNIALGVFTPALIALMAGLVLFIVMATLMPMLEMNNLMSG
- the gspI gene encoding type II secretion system minor pseudopilin GspI, giving the protein MRNFKQTQPNLNRRRVRGMTLLEVLVALAIFATAAISVIRSVSQHINTVSYLEEKMFAAMVVDNQMANVMLDTGALKAKNGTEELAGRTWYWKVTPVATMQPLLKAFDVSVATAKNASPVVTVRSYVAQ
- the gspD gene encoding type II secretion system secretin GspD, producing MKHWFSKSAWLLAGSLLCVPGAMANEFSASFKGTDIQEFINIVGRNLEKTIIVDPSVRGKIDVRSYDVLNEEQYYSFFLNVLEVYGYAVVEMDNGVLKVIKAKDSKTSAIPVMGDGSAKGDSVITRVVAVRNVSVRELSPLLRQLIDNAGAGNVVHYDPANIILITGRAAVVNRLAEIIKRVDQAGDKEIELVELRNASAAEMVRIVEALNKTTNQKSTPEFLEPKIVADERTNSILISGDPKVRARLKRLIRQLDVEMATKGNNRVVYLKYAKAEDLVDVLKGVSDNLQAEKQAGQKGASSAQRGEVVIAAHEATNSLVLTAPPDIMMALQDVISQLDIRRAQVLIEALIVEMAEGDGINLGVQWGSLETGAVIQYGNTGAPIGQVMVGLEEAKDVTKTESYWNSDTNKWENRQYTEEGDYSTLASALGGVNGAAMSIVMGDWTALISAVASDSNSNILSSPSITVMDNGEASFIVGEEVPVITGSTAGSNNDNPFQTVDRKEVGIKLKVVPQINEGDSVQLNIEQEVSNVLGANGAVDVRFAKRQLNTSVMIQDGQMLVLGGLVDERALESESKVPLLGDIPVLGHLFKSTSTQTEKRNLMVFIKPTIIRDGMTADGITQRKYNFIRAEQLYKADQGLKLMPDEKIPVIPAFGQDRKHPAEIQAFIDQMEKN
- the gspC gene encoding type II secretion system protein GspC; the encoded protein is MKRLELSAGLSSRPLLAQIKSNHHAIQAKLSLLLTCLFIAITGWILGKVVWLAIPQTSDVPKWRPSAGNVIASNKSNTIDFNALQSANLFGKYTEQKPVVVEQPVVKDAPKTRLNLTLVGAVASSNPQTSLAVIANRGKQATYGISEEIEGTRATLKAVLVDRVIIDNEGRDETLMLEGVEYKKLSESPQATRVQAAQKEPASDVSDKLEQIREEIAKDPQSVFKYITISPVKKDDAIIGYRVSPGRDAALFNDVGLEPGDIAVQLNGIDLSDPSSSVQLMQVMSDPQELNLTVERDGQQYDIYIQL
- the gspH gene encoding type II secretion system minor pseudopilin GspH, producing MRKHNGFTLIEILLVLVLLSLTAVAVITTLPTSQKDLSKQYAQSFFQRLQLLNEEAVLSGKDFGVRVDDTKKTYTLLSLTAEGWKPLEMKQIPSKTKLEDDIALQLDLGGGAWDKDDRLFEPGSLFEDMFADETEEKKVKPPQVFIFSSAEVTPFTLSFFPQKGDAFNDGWRVIGKESGQILLVAPGEEVEEDANAQF